A genomic stretch from Strongyloides ratti genome assembly S_ratti_ED321, chromosome : 1 includes:
- a CDS encoding Kelch repeat type 1 and Kelch-type beta propeller domain-containing protein, with the protein MYWTVHIDGGPKRVNHAAVAIDGLIYSFGGYSSGEHYDKNESIDIHVLCSETFRWEKIKNREYNTNDDLLALNQRTSRYEYDSNIFNNYPVPYQRYGHTVVVWNGKIYLWGGRNDDHGASDLLHSYDPSNNTWEIVNVHGRIPPARDGHTAVVWKDKMYIFGGFEEDHQIFSQDVFVFDFITNEWGEVKPTGKKPAWRDFHTASVINGKMYIFGGRCDEMGMFISNKDIYTNEVYVLDLEEYNWKTISKKGDGPSGRRSHSSWVFDNRMYIFGGYYGPTNSHFDDLYEFNPTTESWRKINAVGSGPSARRRQCSVVYNNKVYIFGGTMPNLSWKAAHINSTLTDLSDLHVLDFQPTLKTISLQNLVKNSLNDFYMEHLPLQLRNEMTLMLMPNLISGNIRKQAKG; encoded by the exons atgtattgGACTGTTCATATTGATGGAGGTCCTAAAAGGGTTAATCACGCGGCTGTTGCTATTGATGGATTGATTTATTCATTTGGAGGATATAGTAGTGGAGAacattatgataaaaatgagAGTATAGATATTCATGTTCTTTGTTCag aaacatTTCGATgggaaaaaattaaaaatcgTGAATACAATACCAATGATGATTTACTAGCATTAAATCAAAGAACATCACGTTATGAGTATGatagtaatatatttaataattatccAGTGCCTTATCAACGTTATGGTCATACTGTTGTTGTTTGGAAtggtaaaatttatttatggGGTGGTAGAAATGATGATCATGGGGCATCAGATCTTTTACATTCTTATGATCCATCAAATAATACTTGGGAGATTGTTAATGTACATGGTAGGATACCCCCTGCAAGAGATGGACATACTGCTGTAGTATGGAAagataaaatgtatatatttggGGGATTTGAGGAGGATCATCAAATTTTTTCACAAGATGTTTTTgtatttgattttattacTAATGAATGGGGTGAAGTAAAACCTACTGGTAAAAAACCTGCATGGAGAGATTTTCATACAGCAAGTGTAATTAATggtaaaatgtatatatttggTGGTAGATGTGATGAAATGGGAAtgtttatttcaaataaagatatttatacTAATGAAGTTTATGTATTAGATTTGGAGGAATATAATTGGAAAACAATTTCTAAAAAAGGTGATGGACCAAGTGGAAGGAGAAGTCATAGTTCATGGGTATTTGATAATCGTATGTACATTTTTGGTGGTTATTATGGTCCAACAAATTCTCATTTTGATGATTTATATGAATTTAATCCAACAACAGAATCATGGAGGAAAATAAATGCTGTTGGAAGTGGTCCATCTGCAAGGAGAAGACAATGTTCTgttgtatataataataaagtttatatatttgGTGGTACAATGCCAAATTTATCCTGGAAAGCGGCACATATTAATTCTACGTTGACGGATTTGTCTGATTTACATGTTTTAGATTTTCAACCaacattaaaaacaatttctCTTCAgaatttagttaaaaatagccttaatgatttttatatgGAACACTTGCCACTACAACTACGAAATGAGATGACATTAATGTTAATGCCAAACTTGATTTCGGGTAATATAAGAAAACAAGCTAAAGGATAG
- a CDS encoding Two pore domain potassium channel family and Two pore domain potassium channel, TWIK family and Two pore domain potassium channel domain-containing protein — MGLEFFVNQNSSINEINVSNSHIEETNSRLGFGFLVIFIYLLIGTIVFVKIEAPVERIQYEAYKEFRAAWEDKLTNLGMKLEDIDNLFSNIKDAALSGVWIEKNETSESNWTFGQTFFFCGTLISTVGYGKISPKTHYGKLFTIVYCIIGIPITLSFLSALVLRLRQPSNYLKNKLSSKLSHIFHHFQIQYIHLAVISIIVLVTAFIIPSYIFSHIETDWSFLDAFYYCFVSLTTIGLGDYIPGDSPNQSYRGIYKLLATIYLLFGLSVMMLFLATLYDIPQLNLTKFFISKNSDYVDLNNDDNTTTAYNKYKEEDDETGGIPINQYPYSIQNSYY, encoded by the exons atgggacttgaattttttgtaaatcaAAATAGTAgtattaatgaaataaatgtATCAAATTCACATATTGAGGAGACAAATTCTAGATTAGGTTTTGGATTTCTTGTTATCTTTATTTACCTTCTTATTGGTACAATTGTTTTTGTTAAGATAGAAGCACCAGTGGAAAGAATTCAGTATGAGGCATACAAAGAATTTAGAGCAGCATGGGAGGATAAATTAACAAATCTTGGAATGAAACTAGAGGAtatagataatttattttctaatattaaaGATGCTGCATTATCTGGTGTTTGgattgaaaaaaatgaaacaagTGAGTCAAACTGGACATTTGGCCAaacattctttttttgtGGTACTTTAATAAGCACTGTAG gTTATGGGAAAATATCACCAAAAACTCATTATGGAAAACTTTTTACAATTGTTTATTGTATAATAGGAATTCCTATAACTTTGTCTTTTCTTTCGGCACTTGTCTTAAGATTAAGACAACCAAgcaattatttaaagaataaacTTAGTAGTAAACTAAGTCatatttttcatcattttcaaattcaa taCATTCATCTTGCTGTCATATCCATTATTGTTCTGGTGACTGCATTTATAATACcatcatatatattttcacaTATTGAAACGGATTGGAGTTTTTTGGATGccttttattattgttttgtTTCATTGACAACAATTGGTTTGGGTGATTATATACCTGGAGACTCACCTAATCAATCATACAGAGGAATTTATAAACTTCTTGCTacaatttatcttttatttggGTTATCTGTAATGATGTTATTCCTGGCAACACTATATGACATTCCTCAACTAAATTTaaccaaattttttatctctAAAAATTCAGATTATgttgatttaaataatgatgataACACGACAACTGcttataacaaatataagGAAGAGGATGATGAAACAGGAGGTATTCCTATAAATCAGTACCCATATAGTATTCAAAACAGTTACTACTGA